The following proteins are encoded in a genomic region of Microcoleus sp. FACHB-68:
- a CDS encoding cistern family PEP-CTERM protein translates to MFRPPLKLAIGAVVLATTGISAMAIAAPASAITLNAGRIEIDASKDVIGSTFKTTFDGNVNNQTVAGLSSEAVWTFLGITNTGDKTEASFEITLENTSSNGILSRTSALGFNVTDLEGNQLDLLGVGSAGGSGNTHSTGLFANDHTGSFSNEFGPIDVCFTGGNNCEEKSNGGVDNDPNTRLAQKGSFTTTLAFEGSVSKFALNNFGISYQSINGEGYVDAGGTGKFIYVQSSDKKTIPEPGTLTALLLTGLAMLNSWRKKQPVTS, encoded by the coding sequence ATGTTTAGGCCACCTTTAAAACTCGCCATTGGTGCCGTTGTTCTCGCTACAACCGGAATTTCAGCGATGGCGATAGCTGCGCCGGCTTCAGCTATTACGCTCAATGCAGGTCGTATTGAAATTGATGCTAGCAAAGATGTTATCGGTAGCACTTTCAAAACGACCTTTGATGGTAATGTCAACAACCAGACTGTTGCCGGCCTTTCCTCAGAAGCAGTTTGGACATTTCTAGGCATCACAAATACTGGCGATAAAACCGAGGCGAGCTTTGAAATTACCCTCGAAAATACTTCTAGCAATGGCATCTTGTCCAGAACTTCTGCCTTGGGCTTCAATGTAACGGATTTAGAGGGCAATCAACTTGACTTACTTGGTGTTGGAAGTGCCGGCGGCAGTGGCAACACCCATTCCACAGGACTATTTGCAAACGATCACACCGGCAGCTTTTCCAATGAGTTTGGCCCGATAGATGTCTGCTTTACCGGCGGCAACAACTGCGAGGAGAAAAGCAACGGCGGTGTTGACAACGATCCCAACACCCGGCTTGCCCAGAAAGGCAGTTTTACAACCACCTTGGCTTTCGAGGGTTCTGTTAGCAAGTTTGCTCTAAATAACTTTGGGATAAGCTATCAAAGCATTAACGGCGAAGGTTATGTGGATGCCGGCGGGACAGGTAAATTTATATACGTTCAGTCTTCGGATAAAAAAACCATCCCTGAACCCGGTACACTCACTGCACTCTTACTGACAGGACTGGCGATGCTCAACTCCTGGCGCAAAAAACAACCCGTCACATCGTAA
- the grxC gene encoding glutaredoxin 3, protein MTPKVEIYTWRTCPFCIRAKDLLRKKNVEFIEYSIDGDEDARDAMAQRANGRRSVPQIFINDRHIGGCDDIHALNSQGKLDELL, encoded by the coding sequence ATGACTCCTAAAGTAGAAATTTATACCTGGAGAACCTGCCCTTTCTGCATCCGCGCTAAGGACTTGCTGAGAAAGAAAAACGTTGAGTTTATAGAATACAGCATCGATGGGGATGAAGACGCGCGGGATGCAATGGCCCAACGCGCCAATGGCCGGCGTTCTGTGCCGCAAATTTTCATCAATGACCGGCACATCGGCGGTTGCGACGATATTCATGCGCTGAACTCCCAAGGCAAGCTCGATGAACTCCTCTAA
- the gshB gene encoding glutathione synthase, with protein MKLAFIIDPLKQLDPGHDTSVALMEAAQALGHEVWVTQANHLSVVGGKAYAILEQVKLTPVELGEAGWIKAPDWYELGERALQPLEEMDAVFMRTDPPVNVPYLYATYILDYIDPTKTLVINSPKGLRAANEKMYALQFTEAIPETIVSQDKSVIREFLDRKGSAVLKPLGGKAGEGILFLQPNDPNFNSLIEISTQNSKTPVMVQTYLPAAKEGDKRIVLLNGNPIGAVNRIPTGSEFRGNMAVGGRVAKTEITEREHQMCAYLAPKLREDGLIFVGIDVIGGYLTEVNVTSPTGVREIDRLDDVRLGHQVIEWVEEASATLKSQQKGNFQESR; from the coding sequence GTGAAACTTGCCTTTATCATAGACCCGCTCAAACAGCTCGATCCCGGTCACGATACCAGCGTGGCACTCATGGAGGCAGCTCAAGCGTTGGGACACGAAGTTTGGGTGACACAAGCCAATCATTTAAGCGTTGTGGGTGGCAAAGCTTATGCCATCCTCGAACAGGTGAAGCTGACACCCGTAGAGTTGGGCGAGGCTGGATGGATAAAAGCACCCGACTGGTACGAGCTCGGAGAGCGTGCCTTACAGCCGCTTGAGGAAATGGATGCAGTCTTCATGCGTACCGATCCCCCGGTGAACGTTCCTTACCTCTACGCTACTTACATTTTGGATTACATTGACCCGACTAAAACCCTGGTGATTAATTCTCCCAAAGGGTTACGGGCAGCTAACGAAAAAATGTATGCTCTGCAATTTACAGAAGCAATTCCGGAAACAATTGTTAGCCAAGATAAATCGGTCATTCGAGAATTTTTAGACCGCAAAGGATCGGCGGTGCTTAAACCTTTGGGAGGGAAAGCCGGCGAAGGAATTTTATTTTTACAACCGAACGATCCTAATTTCAATTCTCTGATTGAAATTAGCACCCAAAACAGTAAAACTCCCGTCATGGTTCAAACCTATCTGCCGGCAGCCAAGGAGGGAGACAAACGAATTGTTTTGCTCAATGGCAATCCCATTGGTGCTGTAAATCGGATTCCCACCGGCAGCGAATTTCGCGGCAACATGGCTGTGGGTGGCAGAGTAGCTAAAACTGAAATTACCGAACGAGAACATCAGATGTGCGCTTATCTCGCGCCTAAATTGCGCGAAGATGGGTTAATATTTGTTGGCATTGATGTTATCGGCGGTTACTTAACCGAAGTGAATGTCACCAGCCCAACCGGCGTTCGAGAAATTGATCGGCTAGATGACGTTCGCCTGGGACATCAAGTGATTGAATGGGTAGAAGAAGCTAGCGCCACCCTGAAAAGCCAACAAAAAGGAAATTTCCAGGAGAGCCGGTGA
- a CDS encoding DUF4870 domain-containing protein, with product MAEENKNEPARTWAMLCHLSSLLWIPLSLFPILLIGLPIPLIFLNILGPLIIWLLKKKQHPSIDTHGKESLNFQITMLLYSLVIGVVLLLGVGSCWLGFSTNSNATLAFVGLGLIIAGVGLAILGGLMGLLVWLGHLFLTLFASFKAKKSEFYRYPYTIRLLR from the coding sequence ATGGCGGAAGAAAACAAAAATGAACCGGCCCGAACATGGGCAATGCTCTGCCATCTTTCTTCCCTTTTGTGGATACCTTTATCACTTTTTCCAATCTTGCTGATTGGCCTTCCCATTCCCCTAATTTTTCTCAACATTTTAGGGCCACTAATTATTTGGCTACTAAAGAAAAAACAACACCCGTCGATTGATACCCACGGCAAGGAATCTTTAAACTTTCAAATTACCATGCTCCTCTACAGTCTCGTTATTGGCGTTGTATTGTTGCTGGGGGTGGGGAGTTGTTGGCTGGGATTTAGCACCAATTCCAATGCGACTTTAGCGTTTGTGGGTTTAGGGCTAATCATTGCAGGAGTAGGACTGGCAATTCTAGGAGGGTTGATGGGCTTGCTTGTTTGGCTGGGGCATTTGTTTTTGACACTTTTTGCGTCCTTTAAAGCGAAAAAAAGCGAGTTTTACCGTTATCCCTACACCATTCGGTTGTTGAGGTAA
- a CDS encoding Gfo/Idh/MocA family oxidoreductase, translated as MFSSSSSSTEKPVIGVAIAGTGFGQKVHIPAFQEHHRTQVVAIYNRQIDKAKAIADAQKIPHACDTIEELIALPEVKAVSISTPPFLHYEMAKQVLSAGKHLFLEKPTTLAAAEARELYKLAQSTGAIAAMDFEFRFVPAWQHLAELLAEGYVGQTRLIKIDWLVASRADASRPWNWYAQKDKGGGALGAIGSHSFDYISWLFGPVRRLCAQLSTAIPARPDPAAGGELKPVDADDTCTLMLELADGTPCQVCLSSVAYQGRGHWVEVYGERGTLVLGSDNQQDYVHGFRLWGSQAGQPLAVIEVPHRLEFPRTYPDGRIAPIVRVIDHWVQAIDRGTSPISGLREGVYSQLLMDLTQESHATGCWVDVPALEDFLAAG; from the coding sequence ATGTTTTCTTCTTCCAGTTCTTCCACAGAAAAACCAGTCATCGGCGTAGCAATTGCCGGCACCGGCTTCGGTCAAAAAGTCCACATTCCAGCATTTCAAGAACACCATCGAACCCAAGTAGTAGCGATTTACAACCGGCAGATTGATAAAGCAAAAGCGATTGCAGATGCTCAAAAAATTCCCCATGCTTGTGATACAATAGAGGAGCTTATCGCCTTACCAGAAGTAAAGGCGGTTAGCATCTCAACTCCCCCGTTTTTGCACTATGAAATGGCAAAACAGGTGTTAAGTGCCGGCAAGCATCTCTTCTTAGAAAAACCCACAACTCTCGCAGCAGCAGAGGCGCGAGAACTGTACAAATTGGCACAATCTACCGGCGCAATCGCCGCAATGGATTTTGAATTTCGCTTTGTGCCGGCGTGGCAGCATCTTGCCGAACTTTTGGCAGAAGGCTATGTGGGGCAGACTCGTCTAATTAAGATTGATTGGTTAGTTGCCAGTCGCGCTGATGCCAGCCGGCCTTGGAATTGGTACGCTCAAAAAGACAAAGGCGGCGGTGCGCTAGGTGCAATCGGTTCCCACAGTTTCGACTATATTAGCTGGTTGTTTGGGCCGGTGCGCCGGCTGTGCGCCCAGCTAAGCACCGCGATTCCTGCACGCCCCGATCCGGCTGCCGGTGGGGAATTAAAGCCGGTGGATGCGGATGATACTTGCACGCTGATGCTTGAATTGGCAGATGGCACACCCTGTCAGGTTTGCCTGAGTTCCGTGGCGTATCAGGGACGTGGGCATTGGGTTGAGGTGTACGGCGAACGCGGCACTTTAGTTTTAGGCAGTGACAACCAGCAGGATTATGTACACGGATTTCGGCTGTGGGGAAGTCAGGCTGGGCAACCCTTAGCGGTGATTGAGGTTCCACACCGGCTGGAATTTCCCCGTACCTACCCCGACGGGCGGATCGCGCCGATTGTTCGGGTGATCGATCATTGGGTGCAAGCGATTGATCGGGGCACTTCACCGATATCAGGCTTGCGCGAGGGGGTTTACTCGCAGCTTTTAATGGATTTAACTCAAGAATCTCACGCCACCGGCTGCTGGGTGGATGTACCGGCGCTGGAGGATTTTTTGGCTGCAGGTTAG
- a CDS encoding AAA family ATPase, translating to MKEELSILIQAQYPLIYLVTSEEERAEQAIATIAQSKPQHKVFIWTVTHGIVEYGQPRNTTQHNTVSPEAAIEWVIRQREPGIFIFKDLHPFIDAPATTRWLRDAIASFKGTLKTIILMSPVQQVPIELEKEVVVLDFALPTMAELNQVLSSQLTETRTRRITTETREKLLKAALGLTRDEAEKVYRKAQVSAGRLTEAEVDIVLSEKKQLIRRNGILEYIEEDETIDSVGGLEELKRWLRQRSDAFTERAREYGLPQPKGMLILGVPGCGKSLIAKTTCRLWGLPLLRLDMGRVYDGSMVGRSEANLRNALKTAESISPVILFIDELDKAFAGTSGSADSDGGTSSRIFGSFLTWMQEKTSPVFVMATANRVERLPGEFLRKGRFDEIFFVDLPTSEERQEIFKIHLKKRNRDIARFDIEQLANVSDGFSGAEIEQGLIAAMYEAFAQDREFTQLDIIAAIKSTLPLSKTMTEQVTALRDWARQRARPAASSVAEYQRLEF from the coding sequence ATGAAAGAAGAGCTCAGTATTCTAATTCAAGCTCAATATCCTTTAATTTACCTCGTGACCTCCGAGGAAGAGCGGGCCGAGCAAGCAATTGCAACGATTGCTCAGAGCAAGCCCCAACACAAAGTTTTTATCTGGACAGTCACCCACGGGATCGTGGAATACGGGCAACCGCGCAATACAACCCAGCACAACACTGTTTCTCCAGAAGCAGCGATTGAGTGGGTAATTCGGCAGCGCGAACCAGGTATCTTTATATTTAAAGATTTACACCCCTTTATTGATGCCCCAGCGACAACCCGATGGTTACGGGATGCGATCGCAAGCTTTAAAGGCACCCTAAAAACAATTATTCTCATGTCTCCGGTGCAGCAGGTTCCGATTGAGCTAGAAAAAGAAGTTGTTGTGTTAGACTTCGCCCTGCCGACAATGGCAGAACTCAATCAAGTTTTGTCAAGTCAATTAACAGAAACCCGAACCCGCCGCATTACCACCGAGACCAGAGAAAAACTGCTCAAAGCAGCCTTGGGTTTAACGCGAGATGAAGCAGAAAAAGTCTATCGCAAAGCTCAAGTCAGTGCCGGTCGCCTTACTGAAGCCGAAGTAGATATTGTTCTTTCCGAGAAAAAGCAGCTGATTCGGCGCAACGGCATCCTCGAATATATAGAAGAAGACGAAACCATCGATTCGGTGGGGGGTCTAGAAGAATTGAAACGATGGCTGAGGCAGCGTTCTGACGCCTTTACAGAACGGGCGAGGGAATATGGCTTACCTCAACCAAAAGGGATGTTGATTTTGGGGGTACCGGGTTGCGGTAAATCTTTAATCGCCAAAACGACCTGCCGGCTGTGGGGATTACCCCTGCTGCGCCTGGATATGGGGCGAGTGTATGACGGGTCAATGGTCGGGAGATCAGAAGCGAATCTCCGCAATGCCTTGAAAACAGCCGAGTCCATCTCGCCGGTGATTTTATTCATCGATGAACTAGATAAAGCCTTCGCCGGCACGTCAGGTTCCGCTGACTCGGATGGGGGAACGTCTAGCCGCATCTTTGGTTCCTTCCTGACTTGGATGCAAGAGAAAACATCACCCGTCTTTGTGATGGCCACTGCTAACCGGGTTGAGCGCTTGCCTGGAGAGTTTCTCAGAAAGGGCCGGTTTGATGAAATCTTCTTTGTGGATTTGCCCACAAGTGAAGAGCGCCAAGAAATATTTAAAATTCACCTGAAAAAGCGGAATCGAGACATTGCTCGGTTTGATATCGAGCAACTCGCGAATGTCTCCGATGGCTTCTCAGGAGCAGAAATTGAGCAAGGACTGATCGCAGCCATGTACGAAGCCTTCGCTCAAGATAGAGAATTCACGCAGCTGGATATTATCGCCGCCATTAAGTCAACGCTGCCACTGTCAAAGACGATGACAGAGCAAGTCACCGCCCTGCGAGATTGGGCGAGGCAGCGAGCGAGACCGGCTGCATCTTCCGTCGCCGAATATCAGCGACTGGAGTTCTAA
- a CDS encoding DUF1257 domain-containing protein yields MSHFSTLRTKITDAEILKASLRDLGINVKTEADVRGYNGQRVRSDIVAVLEGEYDLGWSRNADGSFDLIADLWGVAKKHNQTELINSINQKYAVNKTLAEVRRPGLQNANVKLVLQK; encoded by the coding sequence ATGTCTCACTTCAGCACCCTGCGTACCAAAATCACCGATGCCGAAATCCTGAAAGCTTCTCTGCGTGACTTGGGCATTAATGTTAAGACCGAAGCTGATGTCCGGGGATACAATGGCCAACGAGTTCGTTCAGACATCGTTGCAGTGTTGGAAGGTGAATACGATCTGGGCTGGTCTCGCAATGCCGATGGTTCCTTTGACTTGATCGCTGACCTCTGGGGCGTTGCCAAAAAGCACAATCAGACCGAACTGATTAACTCCATCAATCAGAAGTACGCAGTCAACAAGACCTTGGCTGAAGTTCGTCGCCCCGGCCTGCAAAATGCCAATGTCAAATTGGTTCTGCAAAAGTAA
- a CDS encoding inositol monophosphatase family protein translates to MKSLAFELEQQIRQLMRSGGQQAAQMAKEQFQVAEKGPDDYVTSVDRWLDRHLATAFAKLFPHEGIITEENEQSRTAFGSDYSRLWLIDPLDGTEDFIQGQPHYAVMVGLLSHHEPIAGWIYAPAEDRLYYGGRDWGLFQTAGDAPPQPLPVKEPLAPSSSFCPVIVGTKDQRNFGSALTQLIPEAQFYSLGSFGLKVLEVIQGRAGLYIYLNRRVKLWDTTGPIALAKAAQLTCCDLEGRPLSFQPDAIDPATLAHKQTIVIGWPHYVESLLPRIQKAVAGTTA, encoded by the coding sequence ATGAAATCTTTGGCTTTTGAGCTAGAGCAACAAATCCGGCAGTTAATGCGTTCTGGCGGTCAACAGGCCGCACAAATGGCAAAAGAGCAATTTCAGGTTGCCGAAAAAGGGCCTGATGACTATGTAACGAGTGTTGATCGATGGCTAGACCGGCACCTGGCAACCGCCTTTGCTAAACTGTTTCCCCACGAAGGCATCATTACCGAGGAAAACGAACAGTCACGAACCGCATTTGGGTCAGACTACTCCCGGTTGTGGTTGATCGATCCCCTGGATGGCACCGAAGATTTTATTCAAGGACAGCCCCACTACGCTGTAATGGTGGGGTTGCTATCGCATCACGAACCGATTGCCGGCTGGATCTACGCGCCGGCAGAGGATCGGCTGTACTATGGCGGTCGGGATTGGGGTTTGTTTCAAACCGCTGGAGATGCCCCCCCACAACCCTTGCCGGTGAAAGAACCCTTGGCCCCTTCATCGTCATTCTGTCCGGTGATCGTGGGCACCAAAGATCAGCGAAACTTTGGCAGTGCGCTTACACAGTTGATTCCTGAAGCTCAATTTTACTCGCTGGGCAGCTTTGGCCTCAAAGTTCTGGAAGTGATTCAAGGACGAGCCGGCCTTTATATCTATCTAAACCGGCGCGTCAAGCTCTGGGATACCACCGGCCCGATCGCCTTAGCAAAAGCAGCCCAGTTAACCTGTTGCGACTTAGAGGGCCGACCTTTAAGCTTTCAGCCCGATGCCATCGATCCAGCCACCTTAGCCCATAAACAAACCATTGTTATTGGCTGGCCCCACTACGTTGAGTCGCTGCTGCCAAGAATTCAGAAAGCAGTTGCCGGCACCACGGCCTAA
- a CDS encoding Crp/Fnr family transcriptional regulator, producing the protein MQTEAFSELFPLFSAANPETLEWLLSVAVEHEYPSNRAVLMEDAWGNAVYFLVSGWVKVRRLAGENVVTLAILGRGDFFGEMAILDESPRSTDVIALSPVQLLSVSAQRFIQTLSKDAQLHHRMLQLMVRRLRQTNFRFQLRNRPPAVKLANTLVSLAENYGQPTDKGIEIFNIPFKDLADVTDIGVEETSKIMQKLNEKGWLKIDTDREAIYLLNIKQLTHLAGHV; encoded by the coding sequence ATGCAGACAGAAGCTTTTAGTGAGCTTTTCCCTCTTTTCAGTGCCGCCAACCCAGAGACATTGGAATGGCTACTCTCCGTTGCCGTAGAACACGAGTACCCATCCAACCGAGCCGTCCTGATGGAGGATGCCTGGGGAAATGCTGTTTACTTCTTAGTATCCGGCTGGGTCAAAGTCCGACGCCTTGCCGGTGAGAACGTGGTAACGCTGGCCATTCTGGGCCGGGGTGATTTCTTTGGCGAAATGGCCATTCTGGATGAATCTCCCCGCTCCACAGATGTGATCGCCCTCTCGCCGGTGCAGCTACTTAGTGTCTCCGCTCAGCGATTTATTCAAACCCTTTCTAAGGATGCTCAGTTGCACCACCGGATGCTGCAACTGATGGTGCGGCGTTTGCGACAGACTAACTTTCGCTTCCAACTGCGGAACCGGCCTCCAGCTGTCAAACTCGCAAATACTTTAGTTTCTTTAGCAGAAAACTACGGTCAGCCAACTGATAAGGGAATAGAAATTTTTAACATTCCCTTCAAAGATTTAGCCGATGTTACAGACATCGGGGTAGAAGAAACCAGCAAAATTATGCAAAAACTCAATGAAAAAGGCTGGCTCAAGATCGATACTGATCGTGAGGCTATTTACTTACTCAATATCAAGCAGTTGACCCATCTAGCTGGACACGTTTAA
- a CDS encoding M61 family metallopeptidase: MTEATQTRPSKTPSVAPAIHYLVAMPQPESHLFEVTLRVLNWHQPVLDLKMPVWTPGSYLVREYAKNLQNFGAQTADEQPLSWRKVKKNYWQIDTAGVSEIIVRYRLYANELTVRTNHLDSTHGYFNGAALFFYLPGFEQQPVSVTIVPPRPEWRVSTSLSPVSGQPNTFYAPDFDTLVDSPFEIGTHRLYPFEVLGKQHELVIWGQGNAKPKQIIPDIEKIIQVEAEMFGGLPYNRYVFLLHLSAQGFGGLEHKDSCTLNYNRLGFRARDKYERFMQLVAHEFFHLWNVKRIRPKALEVFDYEGENYTPSLWFSEGTTSYYDLVIPLRAGIYDVNTYLENLSKEITRLQTIPGRQVQPASESSFDAWIKLYRPDANSGNSQISYYLKGEMVSLLLDLLIRQRHNNQRSLDDVMRVMWQQFGQPEIGFTPEQLRNILESVSEIDLGDFFVRYIDGTEELPFDEYLEPFGLRLSADDSNSVVPFLGLTVKAEHGKDIIKFVEMGSPAQVAGIDAGDELLAIDGIRVSADQLTERLKDYQPNETIQVAVFHQDELRCLSVTLALPRPNRYQVVPVEDPTPAQAENFAGWLGVPVSTIRAKS, from the coding sequence ATGACTGAAGCAACTCAAACACGCCCTAGCAAAACACCCAGCGTAGCACCGGCAATTCATTACCTGGTGGCAATGCCCCAGCCGGAATCGCATTTATTTGAAGTGACGCTACGCGTACTCAACTGGCATCAGCCGGTACTGGATTTAAAAATGCCGGTTTGGACACCAGGTTCCTACTTGGTGCGAGAATATGCCAAAAACCTGCAAAACTTCGGCGCTCAAACGGCTGACGAGCAACCGTTGAGCTGGCGCAAGGTGAAAAAAAACTACTGGCAAATTGATACAGCCGGTGTTTCTGAAATCATCGTGCGCTACCGGCTCTATGCTAATGAGCTGACAGTTCGGACAAATCACCTAGATAGCACCCACGGTTATTTTAACGGTGCCGCCCTGTTCTTCTATCTGCCCGGATTTGAGCAGCAACCCGTTTCTGTCACCATTGTGCCACCTCGACCGGAATGGCGCGTCTCCACCTCTTTAAGCCCTGTCTCCGGCCAACCTAACACCTTTTACGCTCCGGATTTTGACACTCTGGTAGATAGCCCGTTTGAAATTGGCACCCACCGGCTCTATCCCTTTGAAGTTTTAGGCAAACAGCATGAGCTGGTCATTTGGGGGCAGGGCAATGCTAAACCCAAGCAAATTATCCCTGATATTGAAAAAATCATCCAAGTCGAAGCCGAGATGTTTGGCGGGCTGCCCTACAATCGCTATGTGTTTCTGCTGCATCTATCGGCTCAAGGATTTGGCGGTCTGGAACACAAAGACAGCTGCACCTTAAACTATAATCGCTTGGGTTTCCGTGCGAGAGATAAATACGAGCGTTTCATGCAATTGGTAGCGCACGAATTTTTCCACCTATGGAATGTCAAACGCATTCGACCGAAAGCGCTGGAAGTGTTTGATTATGAAGGTGAAAACTACACCCCTTCCCTGTGGTTTAGTGAGGGAACCACTAGCTATTACGATTTGGTGATTCCTCTACGTGCCGGCATTTACGACGTCAACACTTATTTAGAAAACTTGAGCAAGGAAATCACTCGCTTGCAAACAATACCGGGACGCCAAGTGCAACCGGCAAGTGAGTCGAGTTTTGATGCCTGGATTAAGCTATACCGCCCGGATGCTAACTCTGGCAATTCCCAAATTTCCTATTATTTAAAAGGAGAAATGGTGTCGCTCTTGCTCGATTTGCTAATTCGGCAGCGTCATAATAATCAGCGTTCCCTCGATGATGTAATGCGCGTGATGTGGCAGCAATTTGGGCAACCTGAAATTGGTTTCACCCCAGAACAACTGCGGAACATTCTTGAATCAGTTTCTGAGATAGATTTAGGGGATTTCTTCGTTCGTTACATTGACGGAACTGAAGAACTGCCCTTTGATGAGTATCTAGAGCCTTTTGGTCTGCGGCTGTCTGCTGATGATAGCAATTCTGTGGTGCCATTCTTAGGCTTGACAGTAAAAGCAGAACATGGTAAAGATATCATCAAATTTGTTGAGATGGGTTCACCGGCTCAGGTGGCGGGAATCGATGCCGGTGATGAATTACTGGCAATTGACGGAATTCGGGTATCAGCAGATCAACTCACTGAGCGACTGAAAGACTATCAACCCAACGAGACAATTCAGGTGGCAGTCTTCCATCAAGATGAATTGCGCTGTCTGTCCGTTACTTTAGCATTACCGCGTCCCAACCGCTATCAAGTAGTGCCGGTGGAAGATCCAACGCCGGCGCAGGCAGAAAACTTTGCTGGTTGGTTAGGGGTGCCGGTTTCAACCATTCGCGCTAAGTCTTAA
- a CDS encoding TerB family tellurite resistance protein: MPLQPPPPPPITPRQMTLLRVVTAMAWADGELATEEVDFMLQRFSQLFATKSDQQQKLQQELRDYLMQNIPLNELIPKLASNEERELVLRLGYEVISSSARTPDEPAINTEEAEVYQNLVSLLNLPADVVKRIESEIAAAPDSDEGLVDKLTHQIEEFIQG; encoded by the coding sequence ATGCCACTACAACCACCCCCACCCCCACCGATCACCCCCCGTCAGATGACTCTGCTGCGAGTTGTGACAGCTATGGCATGGGCTGATGGGGAGCTTGCCACAGAAGAAGTAGATTTTATGCTACAGCGCTTTAGTCAGCTGTTTGCTACCAAATCAGATCAGCAGCAAAAATTGCAACAAGAATTGCGGGATTATCTCATGCAGAATATCCCGCTCAATGAGTTGATTCCCAAACTGGCAAGCAACGAAGAGCGGGAATTAGTGCTGCGGCTCGGTTATGAAGTCATTTCTTCGAGTGCTCGTACCCCTGATGAGCCGGCAATTAATACGGAAGAAGCCGAAGTTTACCAAAACTTGGTGAGCTTACTTAACTTGCCGGCAGATGTGGTTAAACGCATCGAGTCAGAAATTGCAGCCGCACCCGATAGCGATGAAGGACTTGTTGATAAACTCACTCATCAAATCGAGGAATTTATCCAAGGCTGA
- the nadA gene encoding quinolinate synthase NadA — protein sequence MFTTALLRRDQTSDLPHDLFAAINALKQELNAVILAHYYQDSDIQDIADYIGDSLELSRKAANTNADTIVFAGVHFMAETAKILNPNKLVLLPDLDAGCSLADTCPPAAFGEFKAAHPGHLVISYINCSAAIKAMSDIICTSSNAVKIVQQIPEDQPIIFAPDRNLGRYVMQQTGRDLVLWQGSCMVHETFSEKRIVQLKIEHPEAEIIAHPECEEPVLRHANYIGSTSALLKYAQQSSASAFIVATEPGIIHQMQKQTPHKQFIPAPPVNGTCACNECPHMRLNTLEKLYLAMKNRAPEITLPEETRLAALQPMQRMLEMSA from the coding sequence GTGTTTACGACTGCACTTCTCCGACGCGATCAAACATCTGATCTGCCCCATGACTTGTTTGCGGCGATTAATGCCCTGAAACAGGAGCTAAACGCCGTGATTCTGGCTCATTATTACCAAGATTCCGATATTCAGGATATTGCAGACTATATCGGCGATTCTCTGGAGCTTTCTCGTAAAGCTGCCAACACGAATGCGGATACAATCGTCTTCGCCGGCGTTCACTTCATGGCAGAAACGGCAAAAATTCTTAATCCCAACAAACTGGTATTGTTGCCCGATTTAGATGCCGGTTGTTCCTTGGCAGACACTTGCCCACCGGCAGCTTTTGGGGAGTTTAAAGCCGCTCATCCCGGACATTTGGTGATTTCCTATATCAACTGCTCAGCCGCAATTAAGGCAATGAGCGATATCATCTGCACCAGTTCCAACGCCGTTAAAATAGTCCAGCAAATTCCCGAAGATCAGCCGATTATTTTTGCCCCAGATCGGAATTTAGGGCGATATGTGATGCAGCAAACCGGCAGAGATTTAGTGCTGTGGCAAGGCAGTTGCATGGTGCATGAAACATTCTCTGAGAAGAGAATAGTCCAGCTCAAAATCGAACATCCAGAGGCTGAAATCATTGCCCACCCTGAATGTGAGGAGCCGGTGTTGCGCCATGCTAATTATATTGGTTCCACATCTGCGTTACTAAAATACGCTCAGCAAAGTTCCGCGAGTGCGTTTATTGTTGCGACGGAACCGGGAATCATTCACCAGATGCAAAAGCAAACGCCCCACAAACAGTTTATTCCAGCACCGCCGGTGAACGGCACTTGCGCCTGCAACGAATGCCCTCACATGAGGTTAAATACGCTAGAAAAGCTTTATCTGGCAATGAAAAATCGTGCCCCAGAAATTACTCTTCCAGAAGAGACACGACTAGCCGCATTGCAACCAATGCAGCGAATGCTAGAAATGAGTGCTTAG